The following is a genomic window from Treponema pallidum subsp. pallidum str. Nichols.
TTCTATGGCGCGTGCGATCCGAGCGCAGTGTAACCTCAAAGTACGCCAGCCACTTAAAGCTATGCAGGTTATTACGCGTAACCCGATGGAGCGCTCAGCACTTCTTGAAATGGAAGAAGATGTGCTTGATGAGCTTAATGTAAAAGAGCTCGTGTTTCATGAGAAAGAAGACGAGATAGTAGAGTACCGTGCAAAAGCGAATTTTAGAGTGCTCGGAAAAGAGCTTGGATCGAAGACAAAGCGTGCAGCGCTCAGCATTGAGCGGTTGTCTTCTGCAGAAATTCAGGAGATACTCGAGGGGACGACGCTGTATCTGGATGTAGATGGAGATCGTTTGGAGTTGACTGAGGAAAAGATCCTGGTGCAAAGAATTGAGCGCGAGTCTTTGAAAGCGATAAATGAAGGGACACTTACGGTCGCGCTTGACACCACCTTAACGGAAGATCTGCTCTTGGAAGGAGCAATTAGGGACTTGGTGCGCGGAGTTCAAAATTTACGCAAGGAGCGTGGGTTTTCCTTAGTGGATCGTATTTGTCTGCGCGTTTTTTCTTCAGATCAGGATATAGTGTGTGCCCGCAAGGCGTATGATCTGCATAGGTCATATATCGTTGGCGAGACGTTGGCAGCGCATGTGCAATGGGCACGCGTGCGCGACGGTGCTTCTGCAGTGTACGTTAAATCGGACGCAGTACTATGGGAGGTGAGCATTGATAAGGCGTAGATATCGTGGTTGTACGCAGGGAGCGTGGATAGTAAGTGTTGGTATGCTATTTGCATCGTGCACTTCAGGGGCGTGGAAGGCATCAGTAGATCCGTTGGGGGTTGTGGGATCTGGTGCAGATGTGTACCTGTATTTCCCTGTAGCGGGGAACGAGAATTTGATTTCTCGTATTATCGAGAACCATGAGTCAAAGGCAGATATTAAAAAAATAGTGGACAGGACTACCGCGGTATACGGTGCTTTTTTTGCCCGATCAAAAGAGTTTCGTTTGTTCGGAAGCGGTTCGTATCCATACGCCTTTACTAATTTGATTTTTTCTCGATCCGATGGCTGGGCATCTACGAAAACGGAACACGGAATCACGTACTATGAAAGTGAACATACGGACGTTTCGATTCCTGCGCCGCATTTTTCCTGTGTGATTTTTGGTTCCTCCAAAAGGGAGCGGATGAGCAAAATGCTGTCTCGGCTCGTTAACCCCGATCGACCGCAGTTACCGCCTCGCTTTGAAAAAGAATGTACGTCGGAAGGTACGAGCCAGACTGTTGCACTCTATATAAAAAACGGGGGACACTTTATTACCAAACTGTTGAATTTTCCGCAGCTTAATTTACCACTTGGGGCAATGGAACTGTACTTGACCGCGCGGAGGAATGAGTATCTTTACACGTTGAGCTTGCAGCTGGGGAATGCAAAGATAAATTTTCCCATACAGTTTTTAATCTCTCGTGTGCTTAACGCGCACATTCACGTGGAGGGGGACAGGTTAATTATTGAAGACGGCACAATTTCTGCTGAGCGTCTTGCGTCGGTGATCTC
Proteins encoded in this region:
- a CDS encoding TP0453 family outer membrane protein, with product MIRRRYRGCTQGAWIVSVGMLFASCTSGAWKASVDPLGVVGSGADVYLYFPVAGNENLISRIIENHESKADIKKIVDRTTAVYGAFFARSKEFRLFGSGSYPYAFTNLIFSRSDGWASTKTEHGITYYESEHTDVSIPAPHFSCVIFGSSKRERMSKMLSRLVNPDRPQLPPRFEKECTSEGTSQTVALYIKNGGHFITKLLNFPQLNLPLGAMELYLTARRNEYLYTLSLQLGNAKINFPIQFLISRVLNAHIHVEGDRLIIEDGTISAERLASVISSLYSKKGSS